A region of Novipirellula aureliae DNA encodes the following proteins:
- the hflX gene encoding GTPase HflX has translation MKFESKPIKEHEEVPLADNGELETLVEHFKNRSARRENSHSSRSGCYVVCVGDWSEDYGRDAQLAEIVGLVGAQGDRVVGSETIKQRRPDPATVLRSGKAKAAAERAVRLGANMLIVDAELKPSQIRNLEDLTGMPVCDREGVILNVFLRHAKTQTARIQVEIAHLSYLKPLICGLGLEMDQQAGGIMAGRGPGETASELLARRLDKRLAELKKSLRRVQIAGEAQRKRRGQCKRIALVGYTNAGKTTLMNHLASTELVAQDMPFVTLDTTVRCLTRHGGDVLLSDTVGFIRRLPNRLLASFATTLAELREATLIVPVVDASDPEWEMHLETTHKMLVTLGADEIPRYYVFSKADRLATLPSKEALEIVSSGHDYQFISNQDKEAIGELKETLIGRARADLRRTKLYVPYDASKAMEIVYRSCRVVETETKPNGLLFSLEAESYVIDQIQRQRPIQRRSTEQ, from the coding sequence ATGAAGTTTGAATCGAAACCTATCAAGGAACACGAAGAAGTTCCACTTGCAGATAACGGCGAGCTTGAGACTCTTGTCGAGCACTTTAAGAACCGCTCCGCTCGTCGTGAGAATAGCCATTCGTCTCGGAGTGGATGTTACGTCGTATGCGTTGGCGACTGGTCAGAGGACTACGGTCGTGACGCGCAGCTGGCAGAAATCGTCGGTCTCGTAGGAGCACAGGGAGATCGGGTTGTTGGTTCAGAAACCATCAAACAGAGGCGGCCCGATCCAGCGACTGTTCTCCGCAGTGGCAAGGCAAAGGCAGCGGCTGAGAGGGCGGTTCGCCTTGGTGCGAACATGCTAATTGTCGATGCCGAATTGAAACCATCCCAGATACGGAACTTGGAAGATCTCACTGGGATGCCAGTCTGTGACCGGGAAGGCGTGATCCTGAACGTCTTCTTGCGTCACGCCAAGACGCAAACGGCTCGTATTCAGGTCGAGATTGCCCACTTGAGCTATCTGAAACCGCTGATCTGTGGCCTTGGGCTTGAGATGGATCAACAGGCGGGAGGAATCATGGCTGGTCGTGGCCCTGGGGAGACCGCTTCGGAGCTGTTGGCACGGAGACTCGACAAGAGGCTCGCGGAGTTAAAAAAGTCTCTCCGCCGCGTTCAGATCGCAGGCGAGGCGCAAAGAAAGAGACGCGGCCAGTGTAAACGTATCGCATTGGTTGGCTATACAAACGCGGGGAAGACGACGTTAATGAACCATTTGGCATCGACGGAGTTGGTGGCTCAAGATATGCCCTTTGTAACTCTGGACACCACCGTTCGCTGTCTGACACGCCATGGTGGGGACGTTCTGCTTAGTGACACGGTTGGTTTCATCCGTCGCCTTCCAAATCGGTTGCTCGCCAGCTTTGCAACGACGCTTGCCGAGTTGCGGGAAGCGACGTTGATTGTTCCTGTGGTTGACGCATCGGATCCCGAATGGGAGATGCATTTGGAAACAACCCACAAGATGCTGGTGACTTTGGGTGCCGACGAGATTCCAAGATACTACGTGTTCAGCAAAGCGGATCGCCTTGCGACGCTGCCGAGCAAGGAAGCTTTGGAGATCGTCTCCTCTGGGCATGACTATCAGTTCATTAGCAATCAGGACAAAGAGGCGATCGGCGAATTGAAGGAGACCCTCATCGGTCGTGCACGTGCAGACTTGAGACGAACCAAGTTGTATGTCCCCTACGATGCTTCAAAAGCAATGGAGATCGTTTATCGAAGTTGTCGCGTCGTGGAAACGGAAACGAAACCGAACGGTTTGCTTTTCAGCTTGGAAGCAGAGTCCTATGTCATTGACCAAATCCAAAGACAGAGGCCAATCCAAAGACGGAGTACAGAGCAATGA
- a CDS encoding magnesium-dependent phosphatase-1 produces MRKPELIVFDLDFTLWDCDGTWCDCLSPPFRRQNKRVFDRASRQVRLYDDVTSILDHCDKQCIKMAIASRTEQPAWARELVELLGINHRFAFAEIYPSSKLKHFSALKASSSLRHEDMIFFDDEMRNINEVSTLGVTSIHVSNGMTANLFHKALRAFAKNGHASRH; encoded by the coding sequence TTGAGAAAACCTGAACTCATCGTTTTTGACCTCGACTTCACTCTCTGGGATTGCGATGGCACTTGGTGCGATTGCCTGTCGCCGCCATTTCGCCGGCAGAACAAACGAGTCTTTGATCGGGCGAGTCGCCAGGTGCGATTGTACGATGACGTTACCAGTATCCTGGACCATTGCGACAAGCAGTGCATAAAAATGGCGATCGCATCGCGAACGGAGCAGCCAGCGTGGGCGCGTGAGCTGGTGGAATTGCTTGGGATCAATCACCGTTTTGCGTTTGCCGAGATTTATCCATCATCAAAACTGAAGCATTTCTCGGCGTTGAAAGCATCAAGTAGTCTCAGGCATGAAGACATGATTTTCTTCGATGACGAGATGCGAAACATCAACGAGGTTTCCACGCTCGGTGTCACCAGCATTCACGTCTCCAATGGCATGACAGCCAATTTGTTCCACAAGGCTCTGCGAGCATTCGCGAAGAATGGCCATGCGAGCCGGCATTAA
- a CDS encoding ATP-binding cassette domain-containing protein, translated as MIRSPATLVKAENLDVYTPRGRQLFQGLNVEFSHDQVAMIGRNGVGKTTLLKILAGEIVRSEIVLHTVPYLVPQDLGATSETIHLARKMLSGGELADAGLSPDVLLQDACSPGEQRKLHLLAARKARPELLILDEPTSDLDEHGIDWLRGWLSEWSQGLLLVSHNRLLLRQFQHFFLIAESGCRHLSGGFKVVENCLETEGLRKQRQYVSDLNALIRKEEKNERVNNRHDRKKNRGRLNELGRCPSKAKLNEKRSYAQVKQGRRKKLWRKRISTSREWAKATRRALDVQLDLRLLAPQQPMGTPTEIVEADRVLAVIDGREIFSHVSMCVRRTDRMVVSGRNGAGKTTLLTMLSGQRQADQGRVSGDFSRIGMIEQGATNWKSDGGLIANLQAVCDARLDDVAEILVGHRFPLGLAQRPLKSLSPGERVRAALICLYHRSPAIELLVLDEPTVGLDFVGLAALRDALKGWPGAMVVVSHDRDFVDSIGVRCEIRLD; from the coding sequence ATGATACGATCCCCAGCAACGCTTGTGAAGGCTGAGAATCTTGATGTCTACACACCTCGTGGGCGGCAACTGTTTCAAGGTCTGAATGTAGAGTTTTCGCATGATCAAGTAGCGATGATCGGCCGCAATGGTGTTGGCAAAACAACACTCTTAAAAATCCTGGCAGGCGAAATCGTCCGTTCCGAAATTGTGCTGCACACGGTTCCCTATCTCGTACCCCAAGATCTTGGGGCCACGTCTGAAACGATTCATCTTGCACGCAAGATGTTGAGCGGCGGTGAACTGGCGGATGCCGGATTATCTCCCGACGTGTTGTTACAGGATGCCTGCAGCCCAGGGGAGCAGCGCAAGTTGCACCTGCTGGCTGCTAGGAAGGCGAGGCCCGAGCTTTTGATCTTGGATGAACCGACTAGCGACTTGGACGAACATGGAATTGACTGGCTTCGAGGTTGGCTCTCCGAGTGGTCTCAGGGTCTTTTACTTGTCTCGCACAACCGCTTGTTGCTCCGTCAATTCCAACACTTCTTTTTGATTGCCGAGTCTGGGTGTCGACATCTATCGGGTGGGTTCAAGGTGGTCGAGAATTGCTTGGAGACCGAAGGGCTCCGTAAACAGCGGCAATACGTTAGCGATCTCAATGCTCTGATCAGGAAGGAGGAAAAGAATGAACGTGTTAACAACCGGCACGATCGAAAGAAAAATCGTGGACGGCTAAATGAGCTAGGTCGCTGTCCATCAAAAGCGAAACTCAACGAGAAGAGGTCCTATGCCCAGGTGAAGCAAGGCAGGCGAAAGAAACTGTGGAGAAAACGCATCTCCACCTCTCGAGAATGGGCCAAGGCCACTCGCCGTGCACTGGACGTTCAGCTTGACCTAAGGTTACTTGCGCCGCAGCAACCGATGGGTACACCAACTGAGATCGTCGAAGCAGATCGCGTGTTGGCCGTCATCGATGGTCGCGAGATCTTCTCACACGTATCGATGTGCGTTCGGCGAACTGACCGTATGGTTGTCTCAGGGCGAAACGGAGCCGGTAAGACGACTCTGTTGACGATGCTCTCTGGCCAACGACAAGCTGACCAAGGTCGCGTTTCAGGCGACTTCTCGCGAATCGGGATGATCGAACAAGGGGCAACCAATTGGAAGTCAGATGGCGGGCTGATAGCGAATCTACAGGCGGTCTGTGATGCTAGACTTGACGACGTTGCGGAGATTTTGGTGGGCCACCGATTTCCGCTTGGTTTGGCGCAGCGCCCTCTCAAGAGTCTCAGCCCAGGCGAAAGAGTACGGGCCGCACTGATCTGTCTGTATCATCGCTCCCCCGCAATCGAGTTACTGGTGCTTGATGAGCCGACGGTTGGTTTGGATTTTGTGGGCCTGGCTGCACTTCGAGATGCATTAAAGGGTTGGCCCGGAGCGATGGTGGTCGTGAGCCACGATCGCGACTTCGTTGATTCGATCGGCGTTCGTTGCGAAATCAGGCTGGACTAG
- the rsgA gene encoding ribosome small subunit-dependent GTPase A codes for MIGRTMDDQQLSKLGWKSCFSGQLTELEERTAFPVRVGSHFGSRVLCLTGKDEITLSIEQLEDCGELAVGDWLLLDNETRRGARRLPRESLISRKAAGVKSQTQLIAANVDTLFIVCSCNHDFNLSRLERYLALASESRVIPIVVLTKADLCEDRDAFRQQVLQLQSGLIVETVDARVRDDMEPLSYWCRSGQTVALVGSSGAGKSTLAMSLGAAPISTQGIREDDSKGRHTTTVRSIHCISAGGVLIDTPGMRELQLVDCEEGVAEVFDEIVALAQGCQFRDCSHQSEPGCAIAEAILRGELDARRLRNYQKLQAEQARNTQTLHERRKQDKKLGHFYRATLLANQKRKY; via the coding sequence GTGATAGGAAGAACAATGGATGATCAGCAGCTCAGTAAACTCGGTTGGAAGTCATGTTTTTCTGGACAACTGACTGAGCTAGAAGAGCGTACCGCTTTTCCTGTTCGCGTGGGATCGCATTTTGGCAGCCGAGTCCTTTGCCTCACGGGTAAGGATGAGATCACGTTATCGATTGAGCAATTGGAAGATTGTGGTGAATTGGCGGTTGGCGACTGGTTGCTCCTGGACAATGAGACACGGCGGGGGGCGAGGAGGCTTCCGCGCGAGTCGCTGATTTCAAGAAAGGCTGCAGGCGTGAAATCGCAGACGCAGTTGATTGCCGCCAACGTCGACACGCTGTTCATCGTCTGTTCCTGTAATCACGACTTTAACCTGTCCCGACTCGAACGGTATTTGGCACTTGCATCCGAGTCGCGTGTTATCCCAATCGTTGTACTCACCAAAGCCGACCTGTGCGAAGATCGTGATGCGTTTCGTCAGCAAGTGTTGCAATTGCAAAGTGGCTTGATCGTGGAAACCGTTGACGCGAGAGTCCGCGACGACATGGAACCGCTGTCCTATTGGTGTCGCAGCGGCCAAACCGTAGCATTGGTAGGATCGTCGGGAGCAGGCAAATCGACACTGGCGATGTCGCTGGGGGCGGCACCTATTTCTACGCAAGGCATTCGAGAGGACGACTCGAAAGGCCGACACACAACGACGGTCCGTTCGATTCATTGTATCAGCGCCGGGGGCGTTCTGATTGACACGCCGGGCATGCGTGAACTCCAGTTGGTTGACTGTGAAGAAGGAGTCGCTGAGGTCTTCGATGAGATTGTTGCTTTAGCACAAGGATGCCAGTTCCGCGACTGCAGTCACCAAAGCGAACCAGGCTGTGCTATCGCCGAAGCGATCCTGCGAGGCGAACTTGATGCGCGCCGACTCAGGAACTACCAGAAACTTCAAGCGGAACAAGCGAGAAATACTCAGACGCTTCATGAGCGTCGAAAGCAAGACAAGAAACTCGGCCATTTCTACAGGGCCACACTTTTAGCTAATCAAAAACGAAAGTATTAA
- a CDS encoding MTH1187 family thiamine-binding protein: MKVIVDLCVVPMGVGVSVSKYVAECQKVLQEAGLEHQLHAYGTNVEGDWDDVFAAIKRCHERVHEMGAPRITTSIKVGTRTDREQSMKDKTESVYGIVPTENTLG; the protein is encoded by the coding sequence ATGAAAGTCATCGTAGATTTATGTGTCGTCCCAATGGGCGTTGGCGTTTCGGTGAGCAAGTACGTTGCTGAATGCCAGAAGGTATTGCAGGAAGCAGGACTAGAGCACCAGCTACACGCATACGGCACGAATGTCGAAGGAGACTGGGATGACGTTTTTGCCGCGATCAAGCGTTGCCATGAACGTGTTCATGAGATGGGTGCTCCGCGAATTACTACCAGCATCAAAGTCGGAACTCGCACAGACCGCGAGCAGTCGATGAAGGATAAGACTGAAAGCGTATACGGGATTGTGCCTACCGAAAACACTTTGGGCTGA
- the arsC gene encoding arsenate reductase (glutaredoxin) (This arsenate reductase requires both glutathione and glutaredoxin to convert arsenate to arsenite, after which the efflux transporter formed by ArsA and ArsB can extrude the arsenite from the cell, providing resistance.) → MSELQATLIPLSRFTWPMGLNALELKIIMVTISYIPRDSVLLVQRNAITTLRCRREIMTTVFHNPRCSKSRAAVEFLESRGIDFDVVKYSETPPSKKEIAKIVKMLGIKPVQLVRKGEKLFKELKLGDQELSDFQWIEIFAANPTLIERPIVVHGGRAAIGRPLENIVEILDK, encoded by the coding sequence GTGAGTGAGCTTCAGGCAACCTTGATCCCACTTTCTCGATTCACGTGGCCAATGGGCTTGAATGCCCTCGAACTGAAAATCATTATGGTTACAATCTCCTACATTCCCCGCGACAGTGTGTTGCTGGTGCAGCGAAATGCGATAACGACTTTACGATGCAGGCGAGAAATCATGACAACAGTTTTTCACAATCCAAGATGCTCAAAATCCCGTGCTGCTGTAGAATTTCTAGAATCTCGTGGTATTGATTTTGATGTGGTGAAATACTCGGAAACGCCACCAAGCAAAAAAGAGATTGCAAAGATTGTGAAGATGCTGGGGATCAAGCCAGTGCAGTTGGTACGGAAAGGAGAGAAGCTGTTTAAAGAGCTGAAGCTTGGCGATCAGGAGTTATCGGATTTTCAATGGATTGAGATTTTCGCCGCCAATCCAACTCTCATCGAGCGTCCGATTGTCGTTCACGGTGGACGCGCGGCGATCGGCCGTCCCCTCGAAAACATCGTTGAGATTCTTGACAAATAG
- a CDS encoding sulfotransferase: protein MTTTTKNKPSNKRLEASEDGTPSSLRIVCDDAATITLQAAESASEGKPALRKFSMTAYTGGAMRLGGWPHPVVVDLTGMRVARKSRPILKDHDRGSIVGHTDAFMVKGRENMKALYRHLHWSDWKTQHHIDHHLGRLVQRAYTGKPTDKEKIAVYTPDQWLVGQLPSRSNICGRVWEETRFFNDAKNADHSDAPFFAVLGPHRSGSSCIAMIMNHLGVHMGNELGGYEASGGEAKGLARVCEDVMRFPAADPSVSDDVITSRLKTWISQRKGEARRDHTVAGGKYPHLCRFVNHLHAGLGDSLRIISVERDIEASIRSLQNRSEKHRGQWFAANDEDCEVLQRSLHDHRDNFIAEHPEVPVFRIEFAELVTYPEEVIRNLIEFLGIEPTPDEIQSAIEHVNPDLRKFG, encoded by the coding sequence ATGACCACGACGACCAAGAACAAACCGTCCAACAAGCGACTTGAAGCAAGCGAGGACGGGACTCCTAGCAGTCTCCGTATTGTTTGTGACGATGCCGCAACAATCACCCTGCAAGCAGCCGAGTCGGCCAGCGAGGGGAAACCTGCGCTTCGCAAGTTCTCCATGACCGCTTACACCGGTGGCGCGATGCGACTCGGCGGCTGGCCCCATCCAGTCGTTGTTGATCTGACCGGTATGCGTGTGGCTCGGAAGAGTCGACCAATTCTGAAAGACCATGATCGCGGCAGCATTGTCGGCCACACCGATGCCTTTATGGTCAAAGGGCGAGAGAATATGAAGGCACTGTACCGTCACTTGCACTGGAGCGATTGGAAAACGCAACACCACATCGACCATCACCTTGGTCGATTAGTCCAGCGTGCGTACACTGGAAAACCAACAGATAAAGAAAAGATTGCGGTCTACACCCCTGACCAATGGCTCGTCGGTCAGCTCCCCAGTCGATCGAATATCTGTGGCCGTGTCTGGGAGGAAACCCGCTTCTTTAATGACGCCAAGAACGCTGACCATTCGGACGCCCCGTTTTTCGCTGTCCTCGGCCCGCACCGATCTGGGTCCTCATGCATCGCGATGATCATGAATCATCTTGGAGTCCACATGGGCAACGAGCTCGGTGGCTACGAAGCGAGCGGCGGCGAAGCCAAAGGATTGGCGAGAGTCTGTGAAGACGTGATGCGATTCCCCGCTGCCGATCCGTCGGTTTCGGACGACGTCATCACGTCGAGACTAAAGACGTGGATCAGCCAGCGAAAAGGCGAAGCCCGTCGAGACCATACGGTCGCTGGTGGAAAGTATCCGCATCTGTGTCGGTTCGTGAATCACCTTCACGCCGGTCTGGGCGATTCGCTGCGGATCATTTCCGTCGAGCGAGACATCGAAGCGTCGATTCGTTCGCTGCAGAACCGTAGCGAAAAACATCGTGGCCAATGGTTCGCGGCCAACGACGAGGACTGTGAGGTTCTGCAGCGCAGTCTACACGACCACCGAGACAACTTCATCGCCGAGCACCCCGAAGTGCCAGTGTTTCGAATCGAGTTTGCCGAGTTGGTGACGTATCCCGAGGAAGTGATTCGCAACTTGATTGAGTTTCTTGGCATTGAGCCGACGCCGGATGAAATTCAGTCGGCGATCGAACACGTCAATCCTGATCTTCGAAAGTTTGGGTGA